The following coding sequences are from one Verrucomicrobiota bacterium window:
- a CDS encoding FtsX-like permease family protein: MSEDRKGAGTRFLTSMLTGFAVFAALLASLGIYGVTTYTVQQREREIAIRVAVGASRGSIIRLFLKEGVRVLGIGLGCGLIGAIGATRILQNQVYGVQPFDAATLLSVLVLMSFVGLLSIWRPAKRGAMRDPMTVLKEG, encoded by the coding sequence GGAAAGGGGCGGGCACGCGCTTCCTGACTTCCATGCTGACGGGTTTCGCTGTCTTCGCGGCGCTCTTGGCGTCTCTTGGAATCTATGGGGTGACGACTTACACCGTGCAGCAGCGCGAACGCGAGATCGCCATCCGAGTGGCCGTGGGCGCGAGTCGAGGCTCCATCATTCGCCTGTTCTTGAAGGAGGGCGTCCGCGTCCTGGGCATCGGCCTGGGTTGCGGACTGATCGGGGCCATTGGCGCCACAAGAATTCTTCAGAACCAGGTTTACGGCGTGCAGCCGTTTGATGCCGCGACGCTTCTATCCGTGTTGGTCTTAATGAGCTTCGTGGGATTGCTCTCCATCTGGCGGCCGGCGAAACGGGGCGCGATGCGGGATCCCATGACCGTGTTGAAAGAAGGTTAA